The Paeniglutamicibacter sulfureus genome includes a region encoding these proteins:
- the hutH gene encoding histidine ammonia-lyase gives MNPNATISTGAVTVSTGALLPHDVVKVARHLAPVELSSESLDAMAESRTVIDALVTDTVPHYGVSTGFGALATKQIPIELRAQLQRSLIRSHAASSGAEVPREVIRGLMLNRLSTMATGRTGVRPVVARTYAALLNAQITPVIGEYGSLGCSGDLAPLSHCALAVMGEGKVRNAAGELVDASAALAAAGIEPVVLAEKEGLALINGTDGMLGMLLMAAADLRDLVTIADLSAAMSVEGLLGTDDVFAADLHALRPHPGQIDSAANMRAVLAGSALLAEQKAGAHKFTRVQDAYSLRCAPQVHGAVRATLAHAESVASIELASAIDNPVVTMDGRVESNGNFHGAPMGYVLDFLAIAVADLASISERRTDRFLDTARSHGLNAFLADDPGVDSGHMIAQYTAAGIVSELKRLAVPASVDSIPSSAMQEDHVSMGWHAGLKLRKGIDGLARVLAIELLTSSRALDMRDGGLATTKSSPVITAVREAIRTKVEGPGTDRFISPEIESVFQLITDGSLLAAANSAAGSPLV, from the coding sequence ATGAATCCCAACGCCACCATTTCCACGGGCGCCGTCACCGTCTCCACCGGGGCATTGCTCCCGCACGATGTCGTCAAGGTCGCCCGCCATCTGGCCCCGGTCGAGCTTTCCTCCGAGTCGCTCGACGCCATGGCTGAATCCCGTACCGTCATCGACGCGCTGGTCACCGACACGGTCCCGCACTACGGCGTTTCCACCGGGTTCGGCGCACTGGCCACCAAGCAGATCCCGATCGAGCTGCGCGCCCAGCTGCAGCGCTCGCTCATCCGCTCGCACGCCGCCTCCTCCGGCGCGGAGGTGCCCCGCGAGGTCATCCGCGGGCTCATGCTCAACCGCCTCTCCACCATGGCCACCGGCCGCACCGGCGTGCGCCCGGTCGTCGCCCGGACCTACGCGGCGCTGTTGAACGCACAGATCACCCCGGTCATTGGCGAATACGGCTCGCTGGGCTGCTCCGGGGACCTGGCTCCGCTCTCGCACTGCGCCCTGGCCGTCATGGGCGAGGGCAAGGTCCGCAATGCCGCCGGCGAACTCGTCGATGCCTCCGCGGCCCTGGCAGCGGCCGGCATCGAGCCGGTCGTGCTGGCCGAGAAGGAAGGCCTGGCGCTGATCAACGGCACCGACGGCATGCTTGGCATGCTGCTCATGGCCGCCGCCGACCTGCGCGACCTGGTGACCATCGCGGACCTTTCCGCCGCCATGAGCGTCGAGGGCCTGTTGGGCACCGACGATGTCTTCGCCGCCGACCTGCATGCGCTGCGCCCGCACCCGGGACAGATCGACTCCGCCGCCAACATGCGCGCAGTGCTCGCCGGCTCCGCGCTGCTGGCCGAACAGAAGGCCGGGGCGCACAAGTTCACCCGCGTGCAGGACGCCTACTCGCTGCGCTGCGCCCCGCAGGTCCACGGCGCGGTGCGCGCCACCCTGGCCCACGCCGAATCCGTCGCGTCCATCGAGTTGGCTTCGGCCATCGACAACCCGGTGGTCACCATGGACGGCCGCGTCGAGTCCAACGGAAACTTCCACGGCGCACCGATGGGCTACGTGCTGGACTTCCTGGCCATCGCCGTTGCGGACCTGGCCTCGATCTCCGAGCGCCGCACCGACCGCTTCCTGGACACCGCCCGCAGCCACGGCCTGAACGCCTTCTTGGCCGACGACCCGGGGGTCGACTCCGGGCACATGATCGCCCAGTACACCGCGGCCGGCATCGTCTCCGAGCTCAAGCGCCTGGCCGTTCCCGCCTCGGTGGACTCCATCCCGTCCTCCGCCATGCAGGAGGACCATGTCTCCATGGGCTGGCACGCCGGGCTCAAGCTGCGCAAGGGCATCGACGGGCTCGCACGCGTGCTGGCCATCGAATTGCTCACCAGCTCCCGCGCCCTGGACATGCGTGACGGAGGCCTGGCCACCACCAAGTCCTCTCCCGTCATCACCGCGGTGCGCGAGGCGATCCGCACCAAGGTCGAGGGCCCGGGCACGGACCGCTTCATCTCCCCGGAAATCGAGTCCGTATTCCAGCTGATCACCGACGGCTCGTTGCTGGCCGCCGCGAACTCGGCCGCCGGCAGCCCACTGGTCTAG
- a CDS encoding IclR family transcriptional regulator has protein sequence MAEPATRTVERALQLLGAVCDAGAVSLADVSRGTELSASTALRLLRTLENSGFVRKDADGEYRPGLRLVQLGAQALSHESLIHLAAPALQRLVDATGESAYLSVRGHQGTGSDHAVYLAIAEGTHSVRHASWVGRSVPLAGSSLGVVFAGNTPDAGYVVSDKGVEADVTAIAAPLRQLGAPGAALDGGPVAAISVVAPSYRMNPEEIQRIGQLVAAEAHALLGTAVGS, from the coding sequence GTGGCAGAACCGGCAACCCGAACAGTGGAACGAGCCCTGCAACTTCTGGGGGCGGTTTGCGATGCCGGGGCCGTATCGCTGGCCGATGTCTCCCGCGGCACCGAACTCTCGGCCTCCACGGCCCTGCGCCTGCTGCGCACCCTGGAGAACAGCGGTTTCGTGCGCAAGGACGCGGACGGCGAATACCGGCCCGGCCTTCGCCTCGTGCAGCTTGGCGCCCAGGCGCTGAGCCACGAATCGCTGATCCACCTGGCAGCACCGGCACTGCAGCGACTGGTCGACGCGACCGGCGAATCCGCCTACCTTTCGGTGCGCGGACACCAGGGCACGGGAAGCGACCACGCCGTCTACCTGGCCATCGCCGAGGGCACCCACTCGGTGCGCCATGCTTCCTGGGTGGGCCGCAGCGTCCCGCTGGCCGGCTCAAGCCTGGGAGTCGTGTTCGCCGGAAACACCCCGGATGCCGGGTACGTGGTTTCCGACAAGGGAGTCGAGGCAGACGTCACGGCCATCGCCGCTCCGCTGCGGCAGCTCGGGGCACCGGGAGCTGCCCTGGACGGCGGACCCGTTGCCGCGATATCCGTGGTGGCACCCAGCTACCGGATGAACCCGGAGGAGATTCAACGCATCGGGCAGCTGGTTGCCGCCGAGGCCCATGCGCTGCTGGGCACCGCAGTCGGCAGCTAG
- the hutU gene encoding urocanate hydratase: MTFTQHDPSRVIRAPRGTTLTAKSWATEAPLRMLMNNLDPEVAERPEDLVVYGGTGRAARSWEAYDAIIKTLTDLEEDETLLIQSGKPVGVFRTNKWAPRVLIANSNLVGDWATWPEFRKLEAEGLMMYGQMTAGSWIYIGTQGILQGTYETFAAIGAKRFGGTLANTLTLTGGCGGMGGAQPLAVTLNGGAVLIVDVSEERLRRRLGKRYLDDVELDLDAAIAKVTAAKSEGRGLSVGYVGNAAQVFPELLRRQQAGEVSFDIVTDQTSAHDPLSYLPVEYTLEQWDAEATADPEGFTKKAQASMARHVEAMVGFQDLGAEVFDYGNSIRDEARQGGYDRAFEFPGFVPAYIRPLFCEGLGPFRWVALSGDPGDIRVTDEALKELFPENEHLHRWLNAAQEHVEFEGLPARICWLGYGDRAKAGVLFNRLVAEGKVSAPIVIGRDHLDSGSVASPYRETESMKDGSDAIADWPLLNALTATSSGATWVSIHHGGGVGIGRSIHAGQVSLADGSELAAAKLEALLTNDPGMGVIRHVDAGYERAIEVAQERGVRIPMAQ; this comes from the coding sequence ATGACCTTCACCCAACACGATCCCTCCCGCGTGATTCGCGCCCCGCGCGGCACCACGCTGACCGCCAAGTCCTGGGCCACCGAGGCCCCGCTGCGCATGCTGATGAACAACCTGGACCCGGAGGTCGCCGAGCGCCCCGAGGACCTGGTCGTCTACGGCGGCACCGGACGCGCCGCCCGTTCCTGGGAAGCCTACGACGCGATCATCAAGACGCTGACGGACCTGGAAGAGGACGAAACACTGCTGATCCAGTCCGGCAAGCCGGTCGGGGTCTTCCGCACCAACAAGTGGGCGCCGCGGGTGCTGATCGCCAACTCCAACCTGGTGGGGGACTGGGCCACCTGGCCCGAGTTCCGCAAGCTGGAGGCCGAGGGCCTGATGATGTACGGGCAGATGACCGCAGGGTCCTGGATCTACATCGGCACCCAGGGCATCCTGCAGGGAACCTATGAGACCTTTGCGGCCATCGGTGCCAAGCGCTTCGGCGGCACGCTGGCCAATACCCTGACGTTGACCGGCGGCTGCGGCGGCATGGGCGGGGCCCAGCCGCTGGCCGTCACGCTGAACGGCGGAGCAGTGCTGATCGTCGACGTGTCCGAGGAGCGCCTGCGCCGCCGCCTGGGCAAGCGCTACCTTGACGACGTCGAGCTGGACCTGGACGCGGCCATCGCCAAGGTCACCGCCGCGAAGAGCGAGGGCCGGGGCCTCTCGGTGGGCTACGTCGGCAACGCCGCGCAGGTCTTCCCGGAGCTGCTGCGCCGCCAGCAGGCCGGCGAGGTCTCCTTCGACATCGTCACCGACCAGACCAGCGCCCACGACCCGCTGTCCTACCTGCCGGTGGAATACACCCTGGAGCAGTGGGACGCCGAGGCCACGGCCGATCCGGAGGGCTTCACCAAGAAGGCCCAGGCCTCCATGGCCCGCCACGTGGAGGCGATGGTCGGCTTCCAGGACCTCGGAGCCGAGGTCTTCGACTACGGCAATTCCATCCGCGACGAGGCTCGCCAAGGTGGCTACGACCGGGCATTCGAGTTCCCGGGCTTCGTCCCGGCCTATATCCGCCCGCTCTTCTGCGAGGGCCTTGGCCCGTTCCGCTGGGTGGCGCTCTCCGGGGATCCGGGGGACATCCGCGTCACCGACGAGGCGCTCAAGGAACTCTTCCCGGAAAACGAGCACCTGCACCGCTGGCTCAATGCGGCCCAGGAACATGTCGAATTCGAGGGCCTGCCGGCGCGCATCTGCTGGCTGGGCTACGGCGACCGCGCGAAGGCCGGGGTGCTGTTCAACAGGCTGGTCGCCGAGGGCAAGGTCTCAGCGCCGATCGTGATCGGCCGCGACCACCTCGACTCCGGTTCCGTGGCATCCCCGTACCGCGAAACCGAATCCATGAAGGACGGTTCGGACGCCATCGCCGACTGGCCGCTGCTCAACGCCCTGACCGCCACGTCCTCCGGTGCCACCTGGGTCTCGATCCATCACGGCGGCGGGGTCGGCATCGGCCGCTCCATCCACGCCGGACAGGTCTCGCTCGCCGACGGCTCCGAGCTGGCCGCGGCCAAGCTGGAGGCGCTGCTGACCAATGACCCCGGCATGGGCGTGATCCGCCACGTGGATGCCGGCTACGAACGCGCCATCGAGGTCGCGCAGGAGCGCGGCGTGCGCATCCCGATGGCCCAATAG
- a CDS encoding YjiH family protein translates to MSGTNNTELDVQRTSAQPRGKWRFFVYSLIGVFMFFIPITIGGKETIPLDHLVGWIIAGLGDAVRFVALALILAGTIYPFASGRWRESGIKKVFAFLNIIGLVVGTMLVFKAGPALLFEPDLGPFLFDKLVIPVGMIVPVGAIFLALLVGYGLMEFVGVLVQRVMRPIWRTPGRSAVDAVASFVGSYSLGLLITDRMYQSGRYTARESAIIATGFSTVSVTFMVIVAKTLDIMHLWLPYFFLSFGVTFLVTAICVRLPPLSRIKDDYYPQAVASPEEKVTTRRLATAWNEAMGTLADAPSLGRNIWVNFRDGLLMAMAILPSILSVGLIGLLLARFTPIFDWLGYIFVPITWAVGLPDPVLAAKASAVGIAEMFLPATVVAGHESEHLRLVIGVVCVSAIIFFSAVVPCILATRIPLKVWHLVVIWAQRVALTLLIASPVAFLMVGR, encoded by the coding sequence ATGTCTGGAACGAACAACACCGAGCTCGATGTCCAACGCACCTCCGCGCAGCCGCGGGGCAAGTGGCGATTCTTCGTCTACAGCCTCATCGGCGTGTTCATGTTCTTCATCCCGATCACCATCGGCGGCAAGGAGACGATCCCGCTGGACCATCTGGTCGGCTGGATCATCGCGGGCCTCGGCGACGCGGTGCGCTTCGTGGCCCTGGCGCTCATCCTTGCCGGGACGATCTACCCCTTCGCCTCCGGGCGGTGGCGCGAGTCGGGCATCAAGAAGGTGTTCGCGTTCCTGAACATCATCGGCCTGGTGGTCGGCACCATGCTGGTGTTCAAGGCCGGCCCGGCGCTGCTTTTTGAACCGGACCTGGGACCCTTCCTCTTCGACAAGCTCGTGATCCCCGTGGGCATGATCGTTCCGGTGGGGGCCATCTTCCTGGCGCTGCTGGTGGGCTACGGGCTGATGGAATTCGTCGGCGTGCTGGTCCAGCGGGTCATGCGCCCGATCTGGCGCACCCCGGGCCGCTCGGCCGTCGACGCCGTCGCCTCCTTCGTGGGCAGCTACTCACTGGGCCTGCTGATCACCGACAGGATGTACCAGTCCGGGCGCTACACCGCCCGGGAGTCGGCCATCATTGCCACCGGGTTCTCCACCGTCTCGGTCACCTTCATGGTGATCGTGGCCAAGACGCTGGACATCATGCACCTGTGGCTGCCCTACTTCTTCCTCTCCTTCGGCGTCACCTTCCTGGTCACCGCCATCTGCGTGCGGCTTCCCCCGCTCAGCCGCATCAAGGACGACTACTACCCGCAGGCCGTCGCCTCCCCGGAGGAGAAGGTCACCACCCGCCGCCTGGCCACCGCGTGGAACGAGGCCATGGGCACGCTCGCTGACGCTCCCTCGCTGGGGCGCAACATCTGGGTGAACTTCCGCGACGGGCTGCTCATGGCCATGGCGATCCTGCCCTCGATCCTCTCGGTGGGGCTGATCGGGTTGCTGCTGGCCCGCTTCACCCCGATCTTCGACTGGCTGGGCTACATCTTCGTGCCGATCACCTGGGCCGTGGGCCTGCCCGATCCGGTGCTGGCAGCCAAGGCCTCCGCCGTGGGCATCGCCGAGATGTTCCTGCCGGCCACCGTGGTGGCGGGCCACGAATCCGAGCACCTGCGCCTGGTCATCGGGGTAGTGTGTGTCTCTGCCATCATCTTCTTCTCGGCCGTGGTGCCGTGCATCCTCGCCACCCGGATCCCGCTGAAGGTCTGGCACCTGGTCGTCATCTGGGCCCAGCGCGTCGCCCTGACCCTGCTCATCGCCAGCCCCGTTGCCTTCCTCATGGTCGGCAGATAG
- a CDS encoding allantoate amidohydrolase — translation MNVQTHTVNSLLAAINDIGRDNTRGGYSRPVYSDSEITLREWFMAEAQARSLEVSTDANGIIWAWWDTPGSPKDEASRRGALVTGSHLDSVPGGGAFDGPLGVASALAAFDVLAARESDGSLQRNRALALTVFPEEEGSRFGVACLGSRLLTGAIDPSKALNLRDADGNTFADVASSNGLDPARMGRDEAALASIGDFIELHVEQGRGLNTEEHTDAAGRGPAVAIGSSILGHGRWRLSFSGQGNHAGTTLMVDRADPMVAAAQLVVKVREFARAQADARATVGRLEPVPGGTNVIASRVDLWLDVRHPDDAVTAMLVEKIHGQAQKIAAFEGCSVALTEESLSGTVNFDPALTRALEKSVHRLIPNAPLLPTGAGHDAGVLAAEVPSGMIYVRNPSGISHSPEEYVEHDDAAAGVAALADVLEDLL, via the coding sequence ATGAACGTGCAAACCCACACCGTCAACTCGCTGCTGGCGGCCATCAACGACATCGGTCGCGACAACACCCGCGGGGGCTACTCGCGCCCCGTGTATTCGGACTCCGAGATCACGCTGCGCGAATGGTTCATGGCCGAGGCCCAAGCCCGGTCCCTGGAGGTTTCCACCGACGCCAACGGCATCATCTGGGCCTGGTGGGATACGCCCGGCTCGCCCAAGGACGAGGCCTCTCGCCGCGGCGCCCTGGTCACCGGCTCCCACCTGGACTCGGTGCCCGGGGGCGGGGCGTTTGACGGCCCGCTTGGGGTGGCCAGCGCCTTGGCCGCCTTCGACGTGCTGGCGGCGCGCGAGTCGGATGGCTCGCTGCAGCGGAACCGGGCCCTGGCCCTGACCGTCTTCCCGGAAGAGGAGGGCTCGCGCTTCGGCGTGGCCTGCCTGGGCTCGAGGCTGCTCACCGGGGCCATCGACCCCTCCAAGGCGCTGAACCTGCGCGACGCCGACGGGAACACCTTCGCCGACGTTGCCTCCTCCAACGGCCTTGACCCCGCACGCATGGGCAGGGACGAGGCGGCGCTGGCTAGCATCGGCGACTTCATCGAGCTGCACGTGGAGCAGGGGCGCGGGCTGAACACCGAGGAACACACCGACGCCGCCGGGCGCGGACCGGCGGTGGCCATCGGCAGCTCCATCCTGGGGCACGGGCGCTGGCGGTTGAGCTTCTCCGGGCAGGGAAACCACGCCGGCACCACGCTGATGGTGGACCGCGCCGACCCCATGGTCGCCGCCGCGCAGCTGGTGGTGAAGGTCCGCGAGTTCGCGCGCGCCCAGGCCGATGCCCGGGCCACCGTGGGCCGGCTCGAACCTGTCCCCGGGGGCACCAACGTGATTGCCTCGCGGGTGGACCTCTGGCTCGATGTGCGCCACCCCGATGACGCGGTCACCGCGATGCTGGTGGAAAAGATCCACGGCCAGGCCCAGAAGATCGCCGCCTTCGAGGGCTGCTCGGTGGCGCTCACCGAGGAATCCCTCTCCGGGACAGTGAACTTCGACCCGGCGCTGACCCGTGCGCTGGAAAAATCCGTGCACCGGCTCATCCCCAACGCGCCCCTGCTGCCCACCGGGGCCGGACACGATGCCGGCGTTCTCGCCGCCGAGGTTCCCTCCGGAATGATCTACGTGCGCAACCCCTCGGGCATCAGCCACTCGCCGGAGGAATACGTGGAGCACGACGACGCGGCTGCCGGCGTCGCGGCGCTCGCCGACGTGCTGGAGGACCTGCTGTGA
- a CDS encoding formimidoylglutamate deiminase, producing MSLPSNTVRVPAPVNAHSHAFHRILRGRTHEGEHGGAGTFWTWREHMYASAHSLTPAAYQQLATAVFAEMACAGYSAVGEFHYLHHRNDGTPYGASGPDSEPHAMELALGRAALAAGIRLVLLDTCYLQGGLGPDGSVLELDETQRRFSDGTAAGWLERHGRLGTALKDLDAGAGLLTLGAAIHSVRAVAPDDLEFIRHHLDREEPLHIHLSEQPAENQACQAAYGLSPTGLLEKTGLIKPRLSAVHATHLSAADIEALGWGMANIVMCPTTEADLGDGIGPARELADAGAHIALGSDQHAVLDPYLEQRALEHGERLRSGERGRFSPAEIAAAAREGGLRSLGLPENHDHLVVATDSVRTAGSRTSQLPLTATAADVAEVHINGELVAGNGIHTRLGDPAELYAAFFETYPEFS from the coding sequence GTGAGCCTGCCATCGAACACCGTGCGCGTGCCGGCACCGGTGAACGCGCACTCCCACGCCTTCCACCGGATCCTGCGAGGCCGCACGCACGAGGGCGAACACGGGGGAGCGGGGACCTTCTGGACCTGGCGCGAGCACATGTACGCCTCCGCGCACTCGCTGACCCCGGCCGCCTACCAGCAGCTTGCCACCGCCGTCTTCGCGGAGATGGCATGCGCCGGGTACAGCGCCGTGGGGGAATTCCACTACTTGCACCATCGCAACGACGGGACACCCTACGGTGCGTCCGGCCCGGATTCCGAGCCGCATGCCATGGAACTCGCACTGGGGAGGGCAGCCCTGGCCGCGGGCATCCGCCTGGTGCTGCTCGACACCTGCTACCTGCAAGGGGGCCTGGGGCCCGACGGATCCGTGCTGGAACTCGATGAGACCCAGCGGCGCTTCAGTGACGGGACCGCCGCCGGGTGGCTCGAACGCCACGGGCGCCTGGGCACCGCATTGAAGGACCTTGATGCGGGCGCCGGGCTGCTCACCCTGGGTGCGGCGATCCACTCGGTGCGGGCAGTGGCACCGGATGACCTCGAGTTCATTCGCCACCATCTGGACCGCGAAGAACCACTGCACATCCACCTGTCCGAACAACCCGCGGAGAACCAAGCCTGCCAGGCCGCCTACGGGCTCAGCCCCACCGGGTTGCTTGAAAAAACAGGGCTGATCAAGCCACGGCTCTCCGCAGTGCACGCAACCCACCTGAGCGCGGCTGACATCGAGGCGCTCGGTTGGGGAATGGCAAACATCGTCATGTGCCCCACCACGGAGGCGGATCTGGGAGACGGCATCGGCCCGGCCCGCGAGCTCGCCGATGCGGGCGCCCACATCGCCCTGGGCAGCGACCAGCACGCGGTGCTCGATCCCTACCTGGAACAGCGCGCCCTCGAACACGGGGAGCGGCTGCGCAGCGGAGAGCGCGGGAGGTTCTCTCCCGCGGAGATAGCCGCCGCCGCACGGGAAGGAGGATTGCGTTCGCTGGGCCTTCCGGAGAACCACGACCACCTGGTCGTGGCCACCGACTCGGTCCGCACCGCCGGATCGCGCACCAGCCAGCTTCCGCTCACCGCCACGGCCGCCGACGTCGCCGAGGTACACATCAACGGGGAACTGGTCGCCGGCAACGGCATCCACACCCGACTCGGCGACCCCGCCGAACTCTACGCCGCCTTCTTCGAGACCTACCCGGAGTTTTCATGA
- the hutI gene encoding imidazolonepropionase: MSTTLITNLSEIFTADATQTVIKDAAILIDGEKIVWIGEAAEAPEADETIDAGHRAALPGWVDSHTHLVFAGDRSQEFVARMAGQDYAAGGIAVTTAATRAASDYDLTRLLLGRAAEALAGGTTYLETKTGYGLGVEEEARHARIASTVVDQVTFLGAHLVPADMDAQDYTDLVCGEMLERVRPYVQFADVFCERGAFSEAQSRQVLTASRDAGLGLRVHGNQLGPGPGVQLAVEFGAASVDHVNYLDEADVTALAGSWKNWDAGSRSGTAGTVATCLPACDLSTRQPLAPGRELLDAGVQIALASNCNPGTSYTSSMAFCVATAVLQMHLGIEEAIVAATYGGALALGVQDLVGSLEVGKRADIQLLNAPSVAHLAYRPGMNLTGPVFRAGTLAAGRL, translated from the coding sequence ATGAGCACCACGCTGATCACCAACCTGTCCGAGATCTTCACCGCGGACGCCACCCAGACCGTCATCAAGGACGCTGCAATCCTCATTGACGGTGAAAAGATCGTCTGGATCGGGGAAGCCGCCGAAGCACCCGAGGCCGACGAAACCATCGACGCCGGCCACCGGGCGGCGTTGCCGGGCTGGGTCGACTCGCACACGCACCTGGTCTTCGCGGGGGACCGCAGCCAGGAGTTCGTCGCCCGCATGGCCGGGCAGGACTACGCGGCCGGCGGCATCGCCGTGACCACCGCCGCCACCCGGGCCGCCAGCGACTATGACCTCACCCGGCTGCTGCTGGGCCGGGCGGCAGAGGCGCTGGCCGGGGGCACCACCTACCTGGAGACCAAGACCGGCTACGGACTCGGCGTCGAGGAGGAGGCCCGGCACGCCCGGATCGCCTCCACCGTGGTGGACCAGGTGACGTTCCTGGGCGCCCATCTGGTGCCTGCCGACATGGACGCGCAGGACTACACGGACCTGGTCTGCGGCGAGATGCTGGAGCGGGTGCGGCCCTACGTGCAGTTCGCCGATGTCTTTTGCGAGCGCGGGGCCTTCAGCGAGGCCCAGTCACGCCAGGTCCTCACAGCGTCCCGGGATGCAGGCTTGGGGCTGCGCGTCCACGGCAACCAGCTGGGCCCCGGCCCCGGGGTGCAGCTGGCGGTGGAGTTCGGAGCCGCCAGCGTGGACCACGTGAACTACCTAGATGAAGCGGATGTGACGGCGCTCGCCGGATCCTGGAAAAATTGGGATGCCGGCTCCCGGAGCGGCACGGCCGGAACCGTGGCGACCTGCCTGCCGGCCTGCGACCTCTCGACCCGCCAGCCCCTGGCACCGGGCCGCGAACTGCTCGATGCCGGGGTGCAGATCGCCCTGGCGTCGAACTGCAACCCCGGGACCTCCTACACCTCGTCGATGGCGTTTTGCGTGGCCACCGCGGTATTGCAGATGCACCTGGGCATCGAAGAGGCCATTGTCGCAGCAACCTACGGGGGAGCACTGGCCCTGGGCGTACAGGACCTGGTGGGCTCCCTCGAGGTGGGCAAGCGGGCGGACATCCAGTTGCTCAACGCGCCCTCGGTGGCGCACCTGGCCTACCGCCCGGGCATGAACCTCACCGGTCCGGTGTTCCGTGCGGGAACGTTGGCGGCGGGACGCCTCTAG
- the tpx gene encoding thiol peroxidase, with protein sequence MAITALKGTPVQTVGELPAVGETAPDFTLTGADLGNVTSSELRGKRVVLNIFPSIDTGVCASSVRKFNELAAGLENTAVVCASADLPFALGRFCGAEGIENVVPTSTFRSDFGAEFGLTLGDGPMQGLLARAIVVLDEKGAVLHTEVVPEITTEPNYDAAVAALSN encoded by the coding sequence ATGGCTATTACTGCACTCAAAGGTACCCCTGTCCAGACCGTTGGCGAACTGCCCGCCGTTGGCGAAACCGCTCCTGACTTCACGCTCACCGGTGCCGACCTCGGCAACGTGACGAGCTCCGAGCTGCGCGGCAAGCGCGTCGTGCTGAACATCTTCCCGTCCATCGACACCGGCGTCTGCGCTTCCTCGGTCCGCAAGTTCAACGAACTGGCCGCAGGACTCGAGAACACCGCCGTGGTTTGCGCCTCGGCCGACCTGCCGTTCGCGCTGGGCCGCTTCTGCGGTGCCGAGGGCATCGAAAACGTTGTTCCGACCTCGACCTTCCGCTCCGATTTCGGCGCCGAATTCGGCCTCACCCTGGGCGACGGCCCGATGCAGGGTCTGCTGGCCCGCGCGATCGTCGTCCTGGACGAGAAGGGCGCGGTCCTGCACACCGAGGTCGTTCCCGAGATCACCACCGAGCCGAACTACGACGCAGCCGTCGCGGCACTGTCCAACTAA
- the arfB gene encoding alternative ribosome rescue aminoacyl-tRNA hydrolase ArfB, which translates to MDLLVSPALTIPAAELGWRFSRSSGPGGQHVNTSDSRVELFWNVTDSLVLTETQRMLLATRLERRLIDGVITVSASEQRSQLRNRDTALRKLAELVASGLAPEPARRRATKPTRGSKQRRLAAKGQRSETKRQRRRPTAE; encoded by the coding sequence ATGGATCTGTTGGTGTCGCCCGCGCTCACGATTCCCGCAGCGGAATTGGGCTGGCGGTTCTCACGTTCCTCGGGGCCCGGCGGCCAACACGTCAACACCTCCGACAGCCGCGTCGAACTCTTCTGGAACGTCACCGATTCGTTGGTGCTCACCGAAACCCAGCGGATGTTGCTGGCCACCCGCCTGGAGCGTCGCCTCATTGACGGGGTGATCACCGTGTCGGCCTCGGAGCAGCGCTCCCAGCTTCGCAATCGTGATACCGCCCTGCGCAAACTCGCAGAACTGGTGGCCTCCGGCCTGGCCCCCGAACCGGCCCGCCGACGAGCGACCAAGCCCACCCGCGGTTCGAAGCAGCGGCGTCTGGCAGCGAAGGGCCAGCGCTCGGAAACGAAACGGCAGCGGCGACGGCCTACCGCCGAGTAG